One Spirochaeta africana DSM 8902 genomic window carries:
- a CDS encoding ABC transporter permease: MTHEYSRSLQGCLAVARKELRSSFCSPVAYIVLVLFLGFTAGWLFLIEGFFARNMADLRPYFASMPFVLAVLVPAITMRLWAEEYRQGTYELLNSLPLRECELVIGKYLGALGVLTAAILLSLTVPLSLARLGSFDRGQLLSEYIGLLLLTGAATAIGSLVSSLARNQISAFLLGVAVLMTLLLVGYATAWAELSPAVRSLLQYISLQTHFHGFVRGVVDTRDLVYFGVLIVGALYLNTKVLILRKWGGS, from the coding sequence TTGACGCATGAGTATAGCCGCTCGCTGCAGGGCTGCCTTGCGGTTGCCCGCAAGGAGCTGCGCAGCAGTTTCTGTTCCCCGGTAGCCTACATCGTGCTGGTCCTGTTTCTGGGATTTACGGCCGGCTGGCTGTTCCTGATCGAAGGGTTTTTTGCCCGCAATATGGCAGACCTTCGCCCGTATTTTGCCAGCATGCCGTTTGTCCTGGCGGTGCTGGTGCCGGCAATCACGATGCGGCTGTGGGCCGAGGAATACCGGCAGGGTACCTATGAGCTGTTGAACTCACTGCCGCTGCGGGAGTGTGAACTGGTTATCGGCAAGTATCTCGGGGCACTGGGGGTTCTGACGGCGGCGATCCTGCTGTCACTCACGGTGCCGCTGTCGCTGGCACGGCTGGGGAGCTTTGACCGCGGTCAGCTGTTGAGTGAGTATATCGGCCTGCTGTTGCTGACCGGCGCCGCGACGGCTATTGGCAGCCTGGTGAGTTCCCTTGCCCGCAACCAGATATCTGCCTTTCTCCTGGGGGTGGCAGTCCTGATGACCCTGCTGCTGGTCGGCTATGCTACTGCCTGGGCTGAACTCTCGCCAGCAGTTCGCAGCCTGCTGCAGTACATCTCGCTCCAGACACATTTCCACGGATTTGTTCGTGGGGTGGTGGACACCCGCGATCTGGTGTATTTCGGGGTGTTGATTGTCGGAGCGTTGTATCTGAACACCAAGGTGCTGATTCTCAGAAAGTGGGGCGGATCATGA
- a CDS encoding ABC transporter ATP-binding protein, whose protein sequence is MISVSGLTKSYGRLVAVQDVSFSVGAGEILGLLGPNGAGKTTIMKLMTGYLQPQTGSVELDGFLVAEHPLQIKQRIGYLPEHVPLYPELTVREYLGFIAAARGLERSDAARAVSSAAERCHIGDVLPRVIGSLSKGYQQRVGLAQAILHDPPILILDEPTTGLDPNQIQDIRTLIKQLGQEKTVILSSHIMQEIEALCDRVVILHRGQTVAAGTADEISRQLRGEDCFVITVVGSSRPQLEAALPRLSGYRSHRVLAAEPGTPGPESAEAGVPGPRDPDPGASGHLRIRILLDSPEQRYSGADIFDWAAAEQLRLSELQHQRLGMEEIFAAVTGDTPKGDTFDA, encoded by the coding sequence ATGATTTCGGTTTCCGGACTGACCAAATCCTACGGTCGACTGGTGGCGGTACAGGATGTATCGTTTTCGGTGGGCGCCGGTGAAATTCTGGGGCTGCTGGGCCCCAACGGGGCTGGCAAAACCACCATCATGAAGCTGATGACCGGGTATCTCCAGCCACAGACCGGCAGTGTCGAACTGGACGGGTTCCTGGTCGCAGAGCATCCGCTGCAGATCAAACAGCGAATCGGGTATCTGCCGGAACATGTGCCGCTGTATCCGGAGCTGACGGTTCGCGAATATCTCGGTTTTATTGCTGCCGCGCGAGGTCTTGAGCGATCAGATGCTGCCAGGGCTGTTTCCTCCGCTGCCGAACGCTGTCACATTGGCGACGTGCTGCCGCGGGTGATCGGCTCCCTTTCCAAGGGTTATCAGCAGCGTGTCGGACTGGCACAGGCAATCCTGCATGATCCACCAATCCTGATACTGGATGAACCCACCACCGGGCTGGACCCGAACCAGATACAGGATATCCGTACCCTGATCAAGCAGCTTGGCCAGGAGAAGACCGTTATTCTTTCGTCACATATCATGCAGGAGATCGAGGCACTGTGTGACCGGGTTGTAATTCTGCACCGGGGACAAACCGTTGCCGCCGGCACTGCCGACGAGATATCCCGTCAGCTGCGCGGGGAAGACTGTTTTGTGATTACCGTTGTCGGCAGTTCCCGCCCGCAGCTGGAAGCGGCACTGCCGCGGCTGTCGGGATATCGCAGCCACCGTGTGCTGGCCGCCGAGCCTGGAACTCCGGGGCCTGAATCAGCTGAGGCCGGTGTTCCAGGACCCCGAGATCCCGATCCCGGAGCATCCGGGCATCTGCGTATCAGAATCCTGCTGGATTCCCCCGAACAGCGGTACTCGGGCGCCGATATATTCGACTGGGCCGCCGCCGAACAGCTGCGTCTGTCCGAGCTGCAGCATCAGCGACTGGGTATGGAAGAGATTTTTGCGGCGGTTACCGGGGATACCCCGAAAGGAGATACCTTTGACGCATGA
- a CDS encoding ribonuclease Z, which yields MNLEAYILGTGGTMPLPGRFLTSVLLRREGDLLLFDCGEGTQVALRRLGLRWKKISAIFISHTHADHVTGLPGILMLSSQVDRDTPLYIYGPPKIREYVEVNRKALDMYINYEIIVREIPKPSLPDVVYSTEGYQVRAFPVPHSRTCYGYSVVEDPRPGLFHPEKARELGIPVGPLWGKLQAGEQIQLEDGRSFSASDVMGPARKGRKFTFITDSLPDPGLVNEMRDADLLICEGMYQHAEADTAAEKRHMTGVQAAALARDAGGVRQMGMVHFSPRYTKRDIQVIEDEARAVFPAAFAGKDGMLVEIPYVD from the coding sequence ATGAATTTAGAAGCGTATATCCTCGGTACCGGGGGTACCATGCCCCTGCCGGGCCGATTTCTCACCTCGGTACTGCTGCGACGCGAGGGGGATCTGCTGCTGTTCGACTGTGGCGAGGGCACCCAGGTTGCCTTGCGCCGACTCGGGCTGCGCTGGAAGAAGATCAGTGCAATTTTTATTTCTCACACCCACGCCGACCATGTTACCGGACTGCCCGGTATCCTGATGCTGAGCTCGCAGGTTGACCGTGACACCCCGCTGTATATCTATGGCCCGCCCAAAATCCGGGAGTATGTAGAGGTGAACCGCAAGGCGCTGGATATGTACATAAACTACGAGATTATCGTTCGGGAAATCCCGAAACCTTCACTGCCCGATGTTGTTTATTCGACCGAGGGGTATCAGGTGCGTGCCTTTCCGGTGCCGCATTCCCGCACCTGCTACGGCTACAGTGTAGTCGAGGATCCGCGCCCAGGGCTGTTCCATCCGGAGAAGGCCCGGGAGCTCGGGATTCCCGTTGGACCGCTATGGGGGAAACTGCAGGCCGGTGAACAGATCCAGCTTGAGGATGGGCGCAGTTTTTCTGCCAGCGATGTGATGGGTCCAGCCCGCAAGGGGCGCAAGTTTACCTTTATCACCGACAGCCTGCCGGACCCGGGGCTGGTGAACGAGATGCGCGATGCCGATCTGCTGATCTGCGAGGGTATGTATCAACATGCCGAGGCCGACACCGCGGCTGAAAAACGCCACATGACCGGTGTCCAGGCTGCCGCGCTGGCGCGAGATGCCGGCGGGGTCCGGCAGATGGGAATGGTGCATTTCTCGCCACGCTACACCAAACGGGATATCCAGGTTATCGAGGATGAGGCCCGTGCCGTCTTTCCGGCAGCATTTGCCGGGAAAGACGGTATGCTGGTGGAGATACCCTATGTAGACTGA
- a CDS encoding 6-hydroxymethylpterin diphosphokinase MptE-like protein: protein MDRSRFLVHGVSLHSAYNPQAQAERFITSQLSHPPRTVLLVGTGFGYLAQACLQCFPGVRVLCIPATPDLPRDGYAATEVQAANQDLAGFLHSRLHPQDLIGMQVLYWKPGCRILAARQPDYLQLLQHIIRQLQMELVTIGSLGRRHLRNSVRNAVQSQDQQLYLPQLPPVLAAPGPSLDLLLPELVRYRSRYCLVAVSSALIPLLQADLVPDLIITADAGHYAGILLSPLVRGHAAGVPVLAYPHAMIPTGVANPRYFFGDSRTLEAAFFPQALTADTPAAGTVTAAAVTVLHTLGSSRLLCAGLDLRSQGVRTHCANHNAIIHQLSSTDRLRPLESTSFLRADSGSAALQTYRDWFRQLVALDASRICGARGSSDVLPASGIAEYLADPGTTVPRIQLNSRKISRSAVRRTLQGFDQRIAEYVRSCGEAGRMAGGPDLDLLIHTSLPQLTACAAERGGIDAAAAAWNTVYQRLMEYLDA, encoded by the coding sequence ATGGATCGTTCTCGCTTCCTGGTTCACGGGGTATCACTGCATTCCGCCTATAATCCGCAGGCTCAAGCCGAGCGGTTTATAACCTCCCAGTTGTCACATCCACCCAGAACCGTACTGCTTGTCGGTACCGGTTTCGGGTATCTGGCGCAGGCATGCCTGCAGTGCTTCCCGGGCGTACGTGTGCTCTGTATCCCGGCTACACCGGATCTGCCGCGTGATGGGTATGCAGCAACCGAGGTCCAGGCAGCGAATCAGGATCTGGCAGGATTTCTTCATTCCCGCCTGCATCCCCAGGATCTGATCGGGATGCAGGTACTGTACTGGAAACCCGGCTGCAGAATCCTGGCAGCACGCCAGCCGGACTATCTGCAGCTGCTGCAGCATATCATACGCCAGCTGCAGATGGAGCTGGTTACCATTGGCTCTCTTGGACGCCGACACCTTCGCAATTCCGTTCGCAATGCGGTGCAGAGCCAGGATCAACAGCTGTACCTGCCGCAGTTGCCGCCAGTACTGGCAGCCCCGGGACCCAGTCTGGATCTACTTCTCCCCGAGCTTGTACGCTACCGATCCCGATACTGTCTGGTAGCGGTGTCTTCTGCGCTCATCCCGCTGCTGCAGGCCGATCTGGTTCCTGACCTGATTATTACGGCCGATGCCGGGCATTATGCCGGCATATTGCTCTCACCACTGGTACGCGGGCATGCTGCCGGGGTTCCTGTGCTGGCATATCCACACGCCATGATTCCCACCGGGGTGGCCAACCCGCGCTATTTCTTTGGTGACAGCCGTACCCTTGAGGCCGCCTTTTTCCCCCAGGCACTGACAGCTGACACCCCGGCGGCTGGCACGGTAACCGCTGCAGCGGTTACCGTGCTCCACACCCTCGGTAGCAGCCGGCTGCTGTGTGCCGGGCTGGATCTTCGGTCCCAGGGGGTACGCACCCATTGCGCAAACCACAACGCGATTATACATCAGCTGAGTTCCACCGATCGCCTCAGACCACTTGAATCCACCAGTTTTCTGCGGGCAGATTCCGGATCGGCAGCCCTGCAGACCTACCGCGACTGGTTTCGGCAGCTGGTCGCACTCGATGCGAGCCGGATCTGCGGAGCCCGTGGCAGCAGCGATGTACTGCCGGCATCCGGGATTGCCGAGTATCTCGCGGATCCCGGCACAACTGTGCCCCGGATACAGTTGAACTCCCGAAAGATCTCGCGTTCCGCGGTTCGGCGCACCCTGCAGGGCTTTGACCAGCGGATTGCCGAGTATGTGCGCAGCTGTGGCGAAGCCGGCAGGATGGCCGGCGGGCCAGATCTGGATCTGCTTATCCACACCTCACTGCCACAGTTGACTGCCTGTGCAGCAGAAAGAGGCGGGATTGACGCAGCTGCTGCCGCATGGAACACTGTCTATCAGCGGCTCATGGAGTATCTGGATGCGTGA
- a CDS encoding GldG family protein — protein sequence MNAKHRELISLTLVLILLVLAAASSQRWYHRFDLTDDRRYTISTPTREAIEGVQDVVTVRYFVSSRLDQLSPIPGQIHDLLREYAAVGGGRIQVERLDPTASETAQRARQLGMLPQQIQVVEESQASVATVFSGIQLIYRDEQEIIPVIFEPEDVEYRVTTAIRRLTGGQQQTVGVLFGTDGLRLDSSHRTMQQVLSEGYRVRPLERGESIPPTVDFLFLVGGADLTDRDVLPLDRFLVEGGSMMAAIDGVEIDLDAQLDPQPLSDDHPVLSWLEHHGARIEPRLVLDSRHHSIPVQDVAGERVFHTSEPYPHWIELHHSTVNPNHPLTARFPGLDLFWASPLTLIPGLDREAIPLIHTSADSWLLSRNFATDPQNAQASRTIADERDGRYLVAGEISGVFRPYYEYPDPTEQPGRLLVIADGDFTSDLMGYTDSYYNADFLLNTADWLANEPELMAVRTRSQRDLRLDPGSDSAAIRMHAAWIQLVNIALLPIAVAAAGLLVHIRRRRRTDWRADS from the coding sequence ATGAATGCAAAACATCGAGAACTGATCAGTCTGACCCTGGTACTGATACTGCTGGTGCTTGCCGCGGCCAGCTCGCAGCGGTGGTATCATCGCTTTGATCTGACCGATGATCGCCGGTACACCATCTCGACCCCCACCCGTGAGGCAATCGAAGGTGTACAGGATGTGGTGACCGTACGCTATTTCGTTTCTTCCCGACTGGATCAGCTCAGCCCGATTCCCGGTCAGATCCACGATCTGCTGCGGGAGTATGCTGCTGTCGGGGGCGGCAGGATACAGGTTGAACGCCTGGATCCGACTGCTTCCGAGACTGCACAGCGCGCGCGACAGCTCGGTATGCTGCCGCAGCAGATCCAGGTGGTAGAGGAAAGCCAGGCCAGCGTGGCAACCGTGTTCTCGGGCATTCAGCTGATCTATCGCGACGAGCAGGAGATTATTCCAGTGATCTTTGAGCCCGAAGATGTCGAGTACCGGGTAACCACGGCCATTCGCCGGCTGACCGGCGGCCAGCAACAAACCGTCGGGGTGCTGTTCGGTACCGACGGTTTGCGTCTTGATTCATCCCATAGAACCATGCAGCAGGTACTGTCCGAGGGGTATCGGGTACGCCCGTTGGAGCGCGGCGAGTCGATTCCCCCCACGGTAGACTTCCTGTTTCTTGTGGGCGGTGCCGATCTGACTGATCGGGATGTGCTGCCGCTTGACCGGTTTCTGGTGGAGGGCGGCAGCATGATGGCCGCGATCGATGGGGTAGAGATCGATCTGGATGCACAGCTGGATCCGCAGCCGCTATCGGATGATCATCCCGTTCTGTCGTGGCTCGAGCACCATGGCGCACGTATCGAACCACGGCTGGTACTGGACAGCCGTCATCACAGTATTCCGGTACAGGATGTTGCCGGTGAGCGCGTGTTTCACACCAGCGAACCCTATCCCCACTGGATCGAACTGCATCATTCAACCGTAAACCCGAACCATCCTCTGACAGCGAGATTCCCCGGGCTCGATCTTTTCTGGGCCAGTCCGCTTACCCTTATCCCCGGTCTGGATCGTGAAGCAATCCCGCTGATCCATACCAGTGCTGATTCCTGGCTGCTGTCCCGCAATTTCGCTACCGATCCGCAGAATGCCCAGGCATCACGGACAATTGCCGATGAACGTGACGGGCGGTATCTGGTTGCTGGCGAGATAAGCGGTGTGTTTCGCCCATACTATGAGTATCCGGACCCGACAGAGCAGCCGGGACGCCTGCTGGTTATCGCCGACGGCGATTTTACCAGTGACCTGATGGGCTATACCGACAGTTACTACAATGCCGACTTTCTGCTGAACACCGCTGACTGGCTGGCCAATGAACCGGAGCTCATGGCGGTGCGTACCCGCTCCCAGCGCGATCTGCGGCTTGATCCAGGGTCGGACAGCGCTGCCATACGGATGCATGCTGCCTGGATACAACTGGTTAACATCGCGCTCCTGCCCATAGCAGTGGCCGCCGCAGGGCTTCTGGTTCATATCCGACGTCGGCGCCGGACCGACTGGAGGGCTGATTCATGA
- a CDS encoding motility associated factor glycosyltransferase family protein, translating into MQQKEAGLTQLLPHGTLSISGSWSIWMRDFPNETLSKNLLALSGFNLMESGEIGEAHTDPALEIVTSRNGLPIPAVRHGDRSRPLHSRFEPVREASRMAEQCHAGGFVIVLGFGGGYHVRELLRNNRIESILIVDFSYSTLRTVLSHIDVSDIFIDSRVRILIDPGAGDIHDYILERYIPAVMGDIRTLVLRSRTALLHAEFQTAMDSFRHAVEIVSEDYSVQARFGRRWISNTMANLARTGSGKLTIPPQRKVMIIAAGPSLDDQVGRIRRIRNSHYCIATDTALPWLRSRDILPDIVLSIDCQLITYHHFFVSLPPEIPVLFDLASPPTLTRQLKRPLFFSSGHPFSQYVQSRLQGFPHIDTSGGNVTHAAVSLANAIGARQIELFGADYSYPDGTAYASDTYLYSYFRAREDRFSSSESVMADFVYGRSDTVAHYQDESTVYTTPTLLGYRERLQQLAAGLPIRLRNNSPFGPQFPDDLPPESVEAPLFSLQAHHERWRSFLIEYAEGLTQLEIPRQDLTRFFTEQDRQQLELWYTLFPTASHFRHTLPDSLSGPELLLRTREWTIEEVQKTLDSNREYETVE; encoded by the coding sequence GTGCAGCAGAAAGAGGCGGGATTGACGCAGCTGCTGCCGCATGGAACACTGTCTATCAGCGGCTCATGGAGTATCTGGATGCGTGATTTCCCCAACGAGACATTATCCAAAAACCTGTTGGCACTATCGGGATTCAATCTGATGGAGTCAGGAGAGATTGGCGAGGCACACACCGATCCCGCACTGGAGATTGTCACGTCCAGAAACGGGTTGCCTATTCCTGCCGTACGGCACGGTGATCGCAGCCGCCCGCTGCATTCCCGATTCGAACCTGTCAGGGAAGCCAGTCGTATGGCCGAGCAGTGTCATGCCGGCGGGTTTGTAATTGTACTGGGGTTCGGCGGCGGCTATCATGTTCGTGAGCTGCTGCGCAATAATCGCATTGAGTCTATCCTGATTGTCGATTTCAGTTACAGCACACTCAGGACTGTTCTTTCCCATATCGATGTGAGCGATATCTTTATAGATTCCCGGGTCAGGATTCTGATAGACCCTGGGGCCGGGGACATCCATGATTATATTCTGGAGCGATACATCCCGGCTGTTATGGGAGATATCCGCACCCTGGTGCTGCGTTCACGTACCGCACTGCTGCATGCGGAATTCCAGACTGCTATGGATTCATTTCGTCACGCAGTCGAGATTGTCTCGGAGGATTATTCGGTACAGGCACGCTTCGGGCGCCGCTGGATCAGTAATACCATGGCCAACCTGGCCCGTACCGGCAGCGGAAAGCTCACCATCCCGCCGCAGCGAAAGGTCATGATTATCGCCGCCGGCCCAAGCCTTGATGACCAGGTGGGCCGAATTCGCCGCATACGCAACTCGCACTACTGCATTGCTACCGACACCGCCCTGCCCTGGCTGCGATCCCGTGACATCCTGCCAGACATAGTACTGTCAATAGACTGCCAACTGATCACCTACCATCATTTTTTTGTATCTCTGCCACCCGAGATACCGGTGCTGTTTGATCTTGCCAGCCCGCCAACCTTGACCAGACAGCTGAAACGACCGCTGTTCTTTTCCAGTGGCCACCCCTTTTCCCAGTATGTGCAAAGCCGACTGCAAGGGTTTCCCCACATCGACACCTCAGGGGGGAATGTTACCCACGCCGCGGTGTCACTGGCCAACGCAATCGGCGCCAGGCAGATTGAGTTGTTCGGGGCAGACTACAGCTACCCTGACGGTACAGCCTACGCCAGCGATACCTATCTGTACTCGTATTTTCGTGCCCGGGAGGATCGTTTCAGCTCAAGCGAATCGGTAATGGCGGATTTCGTCTATGGGCGGTCAGACACCGTTGCCCATTACCAGGATGAGTCAACGGTGTACACCACTCCTACTCTTCTTGGCTACCGGGAGCGTTTACAACAGCTGGCCGCCGGCCTGCCGATCAGACTGCGGAACAATTCCCCGTTCGGACCACAGTTTCCGGACGACCTGCCGCCCGAATCGGTCGAAGCCCCGCTGTTCAGCCTGCAGGCACACCATGAGCGCTGGCGCAGCTTTCTGATCGAATATGCCGAGGGACTCACCCAGCTGGAGATACCGCGCCAGGACCTTACCCGTTTCTTTACCGAGCAGGATCGGCAGCAACTTGAGTTATGGTACACCCTGTTCCCGACAGCCTCTCATTTCCGGCATACCCTGCCCGACTCGCTGTCCGGTCCTGAACTGCTGCTGAGAACCCGTGAATGGACCATAGAAGAAGTACAAAAAACCCTGGATTCCAATCGGGAATACGAAACAGTGGAATAA
- the fabV gene encoding enoyl-ACP reductase FabV → MKIKPMVRNNVCLNCHPIGCEELVQQQIGYVQAQSPQNPRGFRKVLVIGGSTGYGLGGRIAAAYGWNAATLNVSFEKEGSEKRPGSVGLYNTKAFEKQARADGKYAESIYGDAFSQEIKQQTARKIAADLGEVDLVLYSIASPVRPDPETGELYRSVLKPIGSTYTATSLNLKNRTLEQVSIEPADENEIQDTVKVMGGEDWQDWMSVLRQAGVLAPGCVTLALSYIGPEITTAVYRDGTIGQAKKHLEKTAHSLSESLKDIKGTALVSVNKALVTRSSAVIPVVPLYLGVLFKVMQQKGLHEGCVQQMYRLFNEKLSGDAPQLDEQGRIRLDDYEMRQDVQREVMEIWHTLSDDNLKTAADIDMYEREFMQIHGFGFDNVDYEQDTPVQLGFEDEWVK, encoded by the coding sequence ATGAAAATCAAACCAATGGTTCGCAATAATGTATGTCTGAACTGCCACCCGATCGGGTGCGAGGAACTTGTTCAGCAGCAGATCGGCTATGTCCAGGCTCAGTCCCCGCAGAATCCCCGGGGATTCCGCAAGGTACTGGTTATTGGCGGTTCGACCGGCTACGGCCTGGGCGGCAGGATCGCGGCGGCCTACGGCTGGAACGCCGCCACCCTGAATGTATCCTTCGAGAAAGAGGGCAGCGAGAAGCGTCCTGGCAGTGTCGGGTTGTACAACACCAAGGCCTTCGAGAAACAGGCGCGGGCCGACGGTAAATACGCCGAGTCGATCTACGGCGATGCCTTCAGCCAGGAGATCAAGCAGCAGACCGCCCGGAAGATTGCTGCCGATCTGGGGGAAGTGGATCTGGTACTGTACAGCATTGCCTCTCCGGTGCGGCCGGATCCGGAAACCGGCGAGCTCTACCGCTCGGTCCTGAAGCCGATCGGCTCCACCTACACCGCAACCTCTCTCAACCTCAAGAACCGTACCCTGGAGCAGGTTAGCATCGAACCGGCGGATGAGAACGAGATTCAGGACACCGTAAAGGTAATGGGCGGTGAGGATTGGCAGGACTGGATGAGCGTACTCAGACAGGCTGGTGTGCTGGCACCCGGCTGCGTCACCCTGGCCCTTTCCTATATCGGTCCCGAGATTACCACCGCGGTGTATCGCGACGGCACCATCGGGCAGGCCAAGAAGCATCTGGAAAAGACCGCGCACAGCCTGAGCGAAAGCCTGAAGGATATCAAGGGTACCGCCCTGGTATCGGTGAACAAGGCCCTGGTAACCAGATCCAGTGCGGTCATCCCGGTCGTGCCGCTGTACCTGGGCGTGCTGTTCAAGGTGATGCAGCAGAAAGGGCTGCATGAGGGATGTGTACAGCAGATGTACCGCCTGTTTAATGAAAAACTGAGCGGTGATGCCCCGCAGCTTGATGAACAGGGACGTATCCGTCTGGATGATTACGAGATGCGCCAGGATGTACAGCGCGAGGTGATGGAGATCTGGCACACCTTGAGCGACGACAACCTGAAGACCGCAGCCGATATCGATATGTACGAACGCGAGTTCATGCAGATCCACGGCTTTGGTTTTGACAACGTGGACTATGAGCAGGACACCCCGGTTCAGCTCGGGTTCGAGGATGAATGGGTAAAGTAA
- a CDS encoding DUF4340 domain-containing protein, with protein sequence MKLLTRRQSVYLGLILAIAGALFLGRAGHTEHPPVVSGLRHEDIHRLELQQSAAQPVQLVREQDDWQLEVNGQRYPARASRVDDMVELLLQLRQQREVSRSAAGGFGLDAPVVVTLHDSRQQQTQILFGHLSEARGELYLQKGPDSPVIAGDAAISFYLEQRYPYWQDRRPGASLADADIRRVGLRITGEPPELDWELPTEGYILEQQRDARESFWLYTQDPQRELDQMAVRQMIAAGVRVEAAGLVRDSLDAPWLELFYETSSGGRERMMIGTPDEQGRLRLWREGDLVYLLERSAAERIIRPLANLMVPANAR encoded by the coding sequence ATGAAACTGCTCACCCGGCGACAATCGGTCTACCTTGGCCTGATCCTGGCGATAGCGGGGGCACTGTTTCTTGGCAGAGCCGGACATACTGAACACCCGCCAGTGGTCAGCGGGCTCCGGCATGAGGATATCCACCGGCTTGAACTCCAGCAGTCCGCTGCGCAGCCTGTCCAGCTTGTTCGCGAGCAGGATGACTGGCAGTTGGAGGTTAACGGGCAGAGATATCCAGCCCGTGCATCGCGGGTGGACGACATGGTAGAGCTGCTGCTGCAGCTGCGGCAGCAGCGCGAGGTGTCCCGTTCGGCTGCGGGTGGATTCGGGCTTGATGCCCCGGTGGTGGTTACCCTGCATGATTCCCGGCAGCAGCAGACGCAGATTTTATTCGGACATCTGAGCGAAGCCCGGGGTGAGCTGTATCTGCAAAAGGGACCCGACAGTCCGGTGATTGCAGGTGATGCCGCGATATCATTCTACCTTGAACAGCGCTATCCCTACTGGCAGGATCGGCGTCCTGGTGCATCCCTGGCCGATGCTGATATCCGTCGTGTCGGGCTGAGGATCACGGGTGAACCACCTGAACTGGACTGGGAGCTGCCGACAGAGGGGTACATCCTTGAGCAGCAGCGAGACGCACGGGAATCCTTCTGGCTATATACACAGGATCCCCAGCGAGAACTGGATCAGATGGCAGTGCGACAGATGATCGCTGCAGGTGTCCGGGTAGAGGCAGCCGGCTTGGTGCGCGACAGCCTCGATGCACCCTGGCTTGAACTGTTTTACGAGACCTCTTCTGGCGGTCGCGAACGAATGATGATCGGAACCCCGGATGAACAGGGGCGGCTGCGGCTATGGCGTGAAGGAGATCTGGTTTACCTGCTGGAGCGTTCGGCTGCAGAGAGAATTATTCGTCCGCTGGCAAATCTGATGGTTCCAGCGAACGCACGATAA
- a CDS encoding NAD(P)-dependent oxidoreductase gives MGKVTVAWIGTGIMGAPMCAHICAAGHRLRVYNRTPEKAQPLLDLGATWCNSPAEAARDASVVFTMLGYPEDVEQVYIGTMSQRGLIDAVAPRTVCIDMTTSSPEIARRVDSHARQHQVFCLDAPVSGGMAGAQAGSLAIMAGGDAQAFSHVRPLLRLLGPDPLHMGPAGSGQHAKMANQILIASTMMGVTEALEYARSKNLPIERLIPLLGSGAAGSWSWNNLAPRMYTADYAAGFYVKHFLKDLRIALQEARRSRLELPGLAQAAVLYERLEQMGYGDSGTQVLPKAYTRAE, from the coding sequence ATGGGTAAAGTAACGGTTGCCTGGATCGGTACCGGGATAATGGGCGCCCCGATGTGCGCCCATATCTGTGCCGCCGGACATAGATTGCGGGTCTACAATCGCACCCCCGAAAAAGCACAGCCGCTGCTGGACCTCGGGGCAACCTGGTGCAACAGCCCGGCAGAGGCGGCCCGCGACGCCTCGGTAGTATTTACCATGCTGGGGTATCCCGAGGATGTCGAGCAGGTGTACATCGGAACCATGTCGCAGCGCGGCCTGATCGATGCGGTTGCTCCCCGAACTGTCTGCATCGACATGACAACATCCAGTCCCGAGATTGCCCGGCGTGTAGACTCCCATGCCCGGCAGCACCAGGTGTTCTGCCTGGATGCTCCGGTGTCCGGCGGAATGGCCGGCGCGCAGGCTGGCAGCCTGGCGATCATGGCAGGCGGGGATGCGCAGGCGTTTTCGCATGTCCGTCCGCTGTTGCGACTGCTCGGTCCTGACCCGCTGCATATGGGGCCGGCTGGTTCCGGTCAGCATGCCAAGATGGCCAATCAAATCCTGATTGCCTCCACCATGATGGGTGTTACCGAGGCCCTGGAGTATGCCCGCAGTAAAAACCTGCCGATCGAACGCCTGATTCCGCTGCTTGGCAGCGGTGCTGCCGGCTCATGGAGCTGGAACAACCTGGCCCCGAGGATGTATACTGCCGACTACGCAGCCGGATTTTACGTTAAACACTTTCTGAAGGATTTGCGTATAGCGCTGCAGGAGGCACGTCGCAGCCGCCTCGAACTGCCGGGGCTGGCGCAGGCCGCCGTTCTTTACGAGCGGCTGGAACAGATGGGGTACGGCGACAGCGGCACACAGGTGCTGCCCAAAGCCTATACCCGCGCCGAATAA